One genomic window of Anticarsia gemmatalis isolate Benzon Research Colony breed Stoneville strain chromosome 23, ilAntGemm2 primary, whole genome shotgun sequence includes the following:
- the LOC142983175 gene encoding juvenile hormone esterase-like: MLLRTLLVIAVVCAGVECRKDRKKHHGDHNPQTTSPLVRAESGTFRGSWMESRRGHKIQAYRGIRYARAPVGELRFQAPVLMTSYGAEVDATKDGPACPQPSIDGYPVDEDCLRLNVYTRDNKKRLPVVVFIHPGGFYSVSGRSDIFGPQHLLDKEVVLVTINYRLGTLGFMSTGDKYAPGNNGLKDQVAALKWVQRNIAAFGGDPNLVTLAGYSAGSFSVMLHMISPMSKGLFHRAISSSGSPISQIPIPKHQRHLAVRQAKLLNCPTDSSKAIIDCLKTKSAKEIGDSLDNMFEFGYDPVLMWMPIEEEDFGQERFLIRQPSESVCNGELHSVPYIISQTKDEFFWKAYNVLQNETLFTQMHDDWDRVAPIAFSLTGDTKTKSNRLKQAYLGGKNIANDSATIDGLGKVYSDAIIGFGVHRLANLMVAHSTQPVWSYEFTYIGNSSHFVDPVTEKPVGAAHHDDLIYLFNVSLSFPSIPVSNYSGDSNMVDLMTGFWHNFMVHGNPNPLNPALPGEFFKVWPPMTKEHSYYLPIGNKSRQVQENLFAERYRVWEELYPMDYAKCR; this comes from the exons ATGTTGCTAAGAACTTTATTAGTCATAGCTGTTGTGTGCGCGGGAGTTGAGTGCCGTAAAGATAGAAAGAAACATCATGGGGACCATAATC CGCAAACCACTAGTCCACTGGTTCGAGCAGAATCAGGCACTTTCCGTGGATCTTGGATGGAATCAAGGCGTGGACACAAAATACAAGCGTATCGCGGTATACGGTACGCTCGGGCGCCTGTTGGAGAACTCAGGTTTCag GCCCCGGTGCTGATGACATCATATGGTGCCGAAGTAGATGCAACTAAAGATGGACCAGCGTGTCCCCAACCCTCTATCGATGGCTACCCGGTGGATGAAGATTGCCTTCGTCTTAATGTCTACACACGTGATAA CAAGAAACGCCTGCCAGTGGTAGTGTTCATACACCCGGGTGGATTCTACTCCGTGTCGGGTCGCAGTGACATCTTCGGACCACAGCATCTACTTGACAAGGAAGTAGTGCTCGTCACTATCAATTACAGACTTGGTACACTTG GATTCATGAGTACAGGTGACAAGTACGCTCCCGGCAACAACGGGCTCAAAGATCAAGTGGCGGCTCTTAAATGGGTTCAGCGGAATATTGCTGCGTTCGGTGGCGATCCGAACCTGGTGACTCTTGCAGGGTACAGCGCTGGGTCCTTCAGTGTTATGCTGCATATGATCTCACCTATGTCTAAAG GTCTTTTCCACCGTGCCATTTCAAGCAGCGGCTCACCAATCTCTCAAATCCCGATCCCAAAACATCAACGCCACCTAGCAGTCAGACAGGCGAAACTGCTGAACTGTCCCACAGATAGCTCTAAGGCGATCATTGATTGCCTCAAGACTAAAAGTGCTAAGGAAATCGGAGACTCTTTGGATAATATGTTT GAATTTGGCTACGATCCTGTTCTTATGTGGATGCCGATTGAAGAAGAAGACTTTGGTCAGGAGAGGTTTTTGATCCGCCAGCCGTCTGAATCTGTTTGTAATGGAGAACTACATTCAGTACCGTATATCATCAGCCAGACCAAGGACGAGTTCTTTTGGAAAGCTTATA ATGTTCTTCAAAACGAGACCCTCTTCACCCAAATGCATGATGACTGGGATCGAGTCGCACCTATAGCGTTCAGTCTCACTGGCGATACAAAGACCAAGTCGAACAGATTGAAGCAGGCGTACCTGGGTGGCAAGAACATAGCTAATGATAGTGCCACGATTGATGGACTAGGAAAAGTCTATTCTGATGCTATTATTGGATTTGGTGTTCACAG ATTAGCTAATCTCATGGTTGCCCACTCGACGCAGCCGGTGTGGAGCTACGAGTTTACATATATCGGGAATAGTAGCCATTTTGTAGACCCTGTGACGGAGAAACCTGTTG GAGCTGCCCACCACGATGACCTTATCTACTTGTTCAACGTGAGCCTCAGCTTCCCTTCTATACCCGTGTCCAATTATAGCGGGGACTCAAATATGGTGGATTTGATGACCGGCTTTTGGCACAACTTCATGGTTCATGG AAATCCAAATCCTCTCAATCCAGCCCTTCCGGGAGAATTCTTCAAAGTATGGCCGCCGATGACAAAGGAACACAGCTATTACCTGCCTATTGGCAACAAAAGCCGTCAAGTGCAAGAGAACCTGTTTGCTGAGCGGTACCGCGTGTGGGAGGAATTGTATCCTATGGATTATGCTAAGTGTAGATAG